The Nycticebus coucang isolate mNycCou1 chromosome 8, mNycCou1.pri, whole genome shotgun sequence genome has a window encoding:
- the LOC128591922 gene encoding 40S ribosomal protein S2-like: MADDAGAAGGPGGPGGPGMGGRGGFRGGFGSGIHGRGHGRGQGRGRGSGARGGKAEDKEWMPITKLGRLIKDMKIKSLEEIYLFSLPIKESEIIDFFLGASLKDKVLKIMPVQKQTRAGQRTRFKAFVAIGDYNGHIGLGVRCSKEVATAIRGAIILAKLSIVPVRRGYWGNKIGKPHTVPCKVTGHCGSVLVRLIPAPRGTGIVSAPVPKKLLMMAGIDDCYTSARGCTATLGNFAKATFDAISKTYSYLTPDLWKEIVFTKSPYQEFTDHLVKTHTRVSVQRTQAPAVATT; encoded by the coding sequence ATGGCGGATGACGCCGGTGCAGCGGGAGGGCCTGGAGGCCCCGGGGGCCCTGGAATGGGAGGCCGTGGTGGTTTCCGGGGAGGCTTCGGCAGCGGCATCCATGGCCGGGGTCACGGCCGGGGTCAGGGCCGGGGCCGAGGCAGCGGAGCTCGTGGAGGCAAGGCCGAGGACAAAGAGTGGATGCCCATCACCAAGCTGGGCCGCCTGATCAAGGACATGAAGATCAAATCCCTGGAGGAGAtatatcttttctctctgcccATTAAGGAATCTGAGATCATTGATTTTTTCTTGGGGGCATCTCTCAAGGATAAAGTTTTGAAGATTATGCCAGTGCAAAAACAGACCCGTGCTGGTCAGCGGACCAGGTTCAAGGCGTTTGTTGCTATTGGGGACTACAATGGTCACATTGGTCTGGGTGTTAGGTGTTCCAAGGAAGTAGCCACTGCCATCCGAGGTGCCATCATCCTGGCCAAGCTCTCTATTGTCCCAGTGCGGAGAGGCTACTGGGGGAATAAGATTGGCAAGCCTCACACTGTTCCTTGCAAGGTGACAGGCCACTGTGGCTCTGTGCTGGTACGTCTCATCCCTGCTCCTAGAGGAACTGGCATTGTCTCAGCGCCTGTGCCTAAGAAGCTGCTAATGATGGCTGGGATTGATGACTGCTACACTTCAGCCAGGGGCTGCACTGCCACCCTGGGCAACTTTGCCAAGGCCACTTTTGATGCCATTTCCAAGACCTACAGCTATCTCACTCCTGATCTCTGGAAAGAGATAGTGTTCACCAAGTCTCCTTACCAAGAATTCACTGACCATCTTGTCAAGACCCACACCAGAGTCTCTGTGCAGAGGACCCAGGCTCCAGCTGTGGCTACAACATAG